The genome window CTGATTTCAGGAAAAAGCACGACTCTCGTAGTCGAGTTCCTTGCCTGACATGAGCTTGTCGAATGTAGCTGCTCGACCGACAAGGCCATCGAGACGATACTCACGCGCATCAAGTATTGTGATTTGTGAAATCGAAGCATCTGGCGTAGGGGTGCTGCTTGCGGCACCCGCGAAGGCAGCTAAAGTTTTACAACTTCCTATGCGTGTCGCCTTTGCGCGGGCTTCGCAAGCAAAGCCCCTACAGCAAGATAGCGAAATAGCATGAATGCACTTTTCACAAATCATGATGCCATCGAGACTATCTCCTCCTGGCGGGTGTCCTCCTACTTAAAACCGACTTGCCTTATTCGGAGCCAGCATCCTCGGAGCCAGCATCCGCACTTTCAGGCGCCACAAACGACAAATGCTGCAGACGGATCTGCGACTTATCATAGACTCCCAAGCCAAGGCTTGCCGCAAAGGGCAACTGACGCGGCAGCGGTGATATCTCCGGAAAACCATCCAGCAGCCGATACTTATTCATCCGATCATACAGCATGCGGTCAATCGCCACTGGATCTGAGCTCATCCATAGCAACGGCTCCGAGCGTGTGTAGCGCGATTTAAACCGAGGCCCGCCGATATACTGGTAGCGCTCCAAAGAGACGAAGTGCAACACCATGCGCTCATGTAACTCGGGGATCGCAGCGATTTCAGCCACTGCAGCCGAGGCGGTCGCCTCATTACCGAGAAAGCGCTGACTATTACTCACATTCCACAAGGTCGCATTGGCTAGCGCACCATCCACGCCCAAAGCCTTATCATCCACACCAACCGCCAAGTTCACCCAAAAATCCACATCAAATAATAGCGGTGCGGCCAAAAAGCTCTTACGCTCGATCGCGCCCTCTTCCAATGCACTACTCCCTCGCCCGAGGCCGCCCAACAACTGCGGCTCCTGATTCATACTTGGTGGCAACGGGCTGTCATAAAACCAATCCGGATCATAATAGCGCTCACTGTCCAACGCATACACTGGGCACCCCTCGAAATGGGCCAGATCCGAACTCAAAGAAGGCATAATGCCCGCCTGCCTCAACTGATGCTCGGAATAATCCACGATCACAATTGATTCCCGCTCAAAACCACGCGCCTCCAGCACCTCGATCATCGCTCGAAGTAGCTGTAACGGGGTGCTCAACCCACGGCCACTGCGCGAATTGACCTTGATACCAACCTTGCCGCGCTCCCCCGGGGCCAAGCGAGCGCCCACCTGTGCTTCATACGCCTCGACCAAAGCCGCCACCTCGGTGTAATAAAGTTTTCCTTCCGCAAGAGGCGCCTCCCAAACTAAACCCAACGGCGCACGCGGCGCCAACCCTTCCTGCGCACGCACCATCGATGGCATCAGCAAACCACCAATCAGGAGCAATACGCTACAAATGCAGCGACATAGCCTCAAATCAAGGCGCAACGCCCGCCTATCCACTTGACACCCAAACAAGGGAAACGAAAGTGACGACAACGCTGTGGTCTTATCTCCAGAAATACACACCCTACGCAACAAATTGCTGCTTATGCTAAAAGCAAACACCAAAAACCTAATCTCCATTCTTATTCCTCTGACAGCCCTGATTTTATCAGGTTGCAGCGGCCCTGAAGAAAAAAGAGCCAACAGCCTCAACGCAGTCGCAGAACTACGTGCAATTGGAGACGACACCGCCGCACTCGCCACACTCGACGCCCTTTCAAACGAGTTCCCCAACGACACCGAAATTTTACGTCAGATCGGCAGCATCCACGAAGCACTCGGCAACACCGCCGAAGCCGCCTTCTACCTCAGCGCCGCTTACAATCAAGCGCCGGACGACGTCGAACTACTCTACCAAACTTACCGCGCACAGGAAAACGCCAACCAAACACAAGCCGCACACGAGCTACTCGAAGCACTCGCCCAAACCGAGCCCGACGCCATCACTGACGAGCTCTGGCTACGTCTGGGCAAATATCGCGCCGACGCTCAACAAACACAATCAGCCCTCGATGCCTATCTAAAAGGGGTCGATCCGGAAAACAGCACCCCCACACCGGAAACCGCAGTCGCCATCGGAACACTCTTTAAGCAACTCGACAACCTGCCACAAGCCGAACGCTGGTTTAACATCGCAGCCAACAGCGACGATCCCAACGCACTTCCCGCACTCTTCGGCCTACTCGACATCAACCTTCGCAATAAGAACTGGACCGAGGCCGAAGCAGTGATCGCCCAGCTCGACAAACAATTCCCGGGCGCAGTCGATGCCAGCGAATGGGCAACCTACCGCAGCGAACTCGAAGGCTGGCGCACCGCCCAGACGAAACTAAAAGCCGACCTAGCCAAAAAGCTGGCTGCCAAAGAAGCGGCCGCAAAAGCAGCCGCTGAGGCACAAGCAAAAGCAAAAGCCGCCGAGCAAGTCGCCACCATCACACCAGTTGAATCCATCGATGACGCCGACGTAACCAGCGCAGACACGGAAACCGTTGGCGGCAAAGCACAAATCATCGCAGACCTCGAGCACGCCGAGGCCATGGCCGACACGCCCGCAGTCGAATCCGAAGAGCTACCAGCGATCGCCTTCAACCCAGCCATCGCAATTGAGCCCGCAGAGCCAGAGTTCGCACTGGGCGTGACTTACGACCAACAAGCTGAAGGCGCAGCCATTGATTACTCGATCGGCACCTCCGATCTCAACGACTCCTTCGCAACCGACGTGACCATCGAAGCCGACGCCCCAGCCACCGAGCCATCCTCCGCAATTAGCGCCACGCTGCCTCCACGTAGTCTCGACCACATTCTCGCTGATGCCGAAACCGCCACCTTTGAGCATGACTATAAGCAAGCCATCCAACTTTACTGGCAAGCACTCGGCCGCGCGAACAATCGCGCCGACATTTGGAACATGCTCTCACGCGCCTACCGATTCGACGGGCAGACCAAGAACGCCGAAACCACTGCGCTCGAAGCGACCCGTCTCGCCCCCGCGGAAATCGACTATACACTCGACTATTTGCGTGTCATCCAACGCACGAAGAAGCCCGAAGACTTCCTAGCCGAGCTACAAACCG of Lentimonas sp. CC4 contains these proteins:
- a CDS encoding tetratricopeptide repeat protein, which translates into the protein MLKANTKNLISILIPLTALILSGCSGPEEKRANSLNAVAELRAIGDDTAALATLDALSNEFPNDTEILRQIGSIHEALGNTAEAAFYLSAAYNQAPDDVELLYQTYRAQENANQTQAAHELLEALAQTEPDAITDELWLRLGKYRADAQQTQSALDAYLKGVDPENSTPTPETAVAIGTLFKQLDNLPQAERWFNIAANSDDPNALPALFGLLDINLRNKNWTEAEAVIAQLDKQFPGAVDASEWATYRSELEGWRTAQTKLKADLAKKLAAKEAAAKAAAEAQAKAKAAEQVATITPVESIDDADVTSADTETVGGKAQIIADLEHAEAMADTPAVESEELPAIAFNPAIAIEPAEPEFALGVTYDQQAEGAAIDYSIGTSDLNDSFATDVTIEADAPATEPSSAISATLPPRSLDHILADAETATFEHDYKQAIQLYWQALGRANNRADIWNMLSRAYRFDGQTKNAETTALEATRLAPAEIDYTLDYLRVIQRTKKPEDFLAELQTAYDRFPRSPEITLSLARGYERIDGNNSTAIILYERFIQLAPNHSLRPEAEAALSRLR
- a CDS encoding DUF362 domain-containing protein, translating into MLLIGGLLMPSMVRAQEGLAPRAPLGLVWEAPLAEGKLYYTEVAALVEAYEAQVGARLAPGERGKVGIKVNSRSGRGLSTPLQLLRAMIEVLEARGFERESIVIVDYSEHQLRQAGIMPSLSSDLAHFEGCPVYALDSERYYDPDWFYDSPLPPSMNQEPQLLGGLGRGSSALEEGAIERKSFLAAPLLFDVDFWVNLAVGVDDKALGVDGALANATLWNVSNSQRFLGNEATASAAVAEIAAIPELHERMVLHFVSLERYQYIGGPRFKSRYTRSEPLLWMSSDPVAIDRMLYDRMNKYRLLDGFPEISPLPRQLPFAASLGLGVYDKSQIRLQHLSFVAPESADAGSEDAGSE